In Citrobacter sp. RHB25-C09, the following proteins share a genomic window:
- the rcsB gene encoding response regulator transcription factor RcsB: protein MNNMNVIIADDHPIVLFGIRKSLEQIEWVNVVGEFEDSTALINNLPKLDAHVLITDLSMPGDKYGDGITLIKYIKRHFPSLSIIVLTMNNNPAILSAVLDLDIEGIVLKQGAPTDLPKALAALQKGKKFTPESVSRLLEKISAGGYGDKRLSPKESEVLRLFAEGFLVTEIAKKLNRSIKTISSQKKSAMMKLGVENDIALLNYLSSVTLSPTDKE from the coding sequence ATGAACAATATGAACGTAATTATTGCCGATGACCACCCGATTGTACTGTTCGGTATTCGCAAGTCACTTGAGCAAATCGAGTGGGTGAATGTTGTCGGCGAATTTGAAGACTCCACAGCTCTGATCAATAACCTTCCCAAGCTGGACGCCCATGTATTGATTACCGATCTCTCCATGCCTGGCGATAAATACGGCGACGGGATCACCTTGATCAAGTATATCAAGCGTCATTTCCCGAGCCTGTCCATTATTGTTCTGACCATGAACAATAACCCGGCGATCCTGAGCGCAGTTCTGGATCTGGATATCGAAGGGATTGTACTGAAACAGGGCGCGCCAACCGATCTGCCGAAGGCCCTGGCCGCACTGCAAAAAGGTAAGAAGTTCACTCCGGAAAGCGTCTCCCGTCTGCTGGAGAAAATCAGCGCGGGTGGTTATGGTGACAAGCGCCTCTCACCAAAAGAGAGTGAAGTGCTGCGCCTGTTCGCAGAAGGTTTCCTGGTGACCGAAATCGCCAAGAAGCTGAACCGCAGCATCAAGACCATCAGCAGCCAGAAGAAGTCAGCGATGATGAAACTGGGTGTCGAGAACGATATCGCCCTGCTGAACTATCTCTCCTCAGTGACCCTGAGCCCGACAGACAAAGAGTAA
- the rcsC gene encoding two-component system sensor histidine kinase RcsC, which yields MKYLASFRTTLKVSRYLFRALALLIWLMFALVSVFYIMIALHQRESEIRQEFNLSSDQAQRYIQRTSDVMKELKYIAENRLTAENGVITSRARDDKTVVPTFEPLFADSDCAAMGNAWRGSLESLAWFMRYWRDNFSAAYDLNRVFLIGSDNLCMANFGVRDIPVERDNALKALHERIEKYRNSPKDESENSLFWVGQGPRPGVGYFYALTPVYLANRLQALLGVEQSIRMENFFTPGSLPMGVTILDENGLPLISLAGPEGNIKAEPRWLQERSWFGYTPGFRELVLKKNLPPSSLSIVYSVPVDMVLERIRMLILNAIILNVLVGIGLFTLARMYERRIFIPAESDAQRLEEHEQFNRKIVASAPVGICILRTADGINILSNELAHTYLNMLTHEDRQRLTQIICGQQVNFVDVLTSNNTNLQISFVHSRYRNENVAICVLVDVSSRVKMEESLQEMAQAAEQASQSKSMFLATVSHELRTPLYGIIGNLDLLQTKELPKGVDRLVTAMNNSSSLLLKIISDILDFSKIESEQLKIEPREFSPREVMSHITANYLPLVVRKQLGLYCFIEPDVPVVLNGDPMRLQQVISNLLSNAIKFTDIGCIVLHVQRDSDYLSIRVRDTGVGIPAKEVVRLFDPFFQVGTGVQRNFQGTGLGLAICEKLISMMDGDISVDSEPGMGSQFTVRIPLYGAQYPAKKWPDGLAKKRCWLAVRNASLCHFVENSLTRNGVEVIRYEGQEPGCDDLLITDDALEQPWQGRAAVIFCRRHIGIPLERVPGEWVHSVASPHELPALLARIYSIELDDEELSNSLPAPEKEAITNDDMMILVVDDHPINRRLLADQLGSLGYQCKTANDGVDALNVLSKNHIDIVLSDVNMPNMDGYRLTQRIRQLGLTLPVVGVTANALAEEKQRCLESGMDSCLSKPVTLDVLKQTLAVYAERVRKTRT from the coding sequence TTGAAATATCTGGCTTCTTTTCGCACAACCCTCAAAGTCTCGCGCTACCTGTTCAGAGCGCTGGCGCTATTGATATGGCTAATGTTCGCCTTAGTCTCGGTGTTCTATATCATGATTGCGCTACATCAACGGGAATCAGAAATCCGTCAGGAGTTTAACCTCAGTTCCGATCAGGCGCAGCGCTACATTCAGCGTACATCTGACGTGATGAAAGAGCTGAAGTATATTGCGGAGAATCGTCTGACGGCGGAAAACGGGGTGATAACTTCGCGGGCGCGTGACGATAAAACCGTGGTACCCACTTTCGAACCGCTGTTTGCCGATTCCGACTGTGCGGCGATGGGTAACGCCTGGCGTGGCTCGCTGGAGTCGCTGGCGTGGTTTATGCGCTACTGGCGCGACAATTTTTCTGCGGCTTACGATCTGAATCGCGTTTTTCTCATCGGCAGCGATAATCTCTGCATGGCAAACTTTGGTGTGCGCGATATACCGGTCGAGCGTGATAACGCCCTAAAGGCTCTCCATGAAAGGATTGAGAAATACCGCAATTCACCGAAAGATGAATCAGAAAACAGTCTTTTCTGGGTCGGTCAGGGGCCGCGACCGGGCGTTGGCTACTTCTACGCCTTAACGCCGGTGTATCTGGCCAATCGACTTCAGGCGCTACTGGGCGTTGAACAGTCGATACGCATGGAGAACTTCTTTACCCCCGGCAGCCTGCCGATGGGGGTGACTATTCTTGATGAAAATGGCCTTCCGTTGATTTCACTCGCCGGTCCGGAAGGGAACATTAAAGCTGAACCTCGCTGGCTGCAGGAACGTTCATGGTTTGGCTACACACCGGGCTTTCGCGAACTGGTGCTAAAGAAAAACCTGCCACCATCCTCGCTAAGTATCGTTTACTCCGTGCCGGTGGACATGGTACTGGAACGCATCCGAATGTTGATCCTCAACGCCATCATTTTAAACGTGCTGGTGGGGATTGGGTTATTTACGCTGGCGCGAATGTACGAGCGGCGGATCTTTATTCCAGCGGAAAGTGATGCCCAACGTCTGGAAGAACATGAGCAATTTAACCGCAAAATTGTTGCTTCCGCCCCGGTTGGGATCTGCATTCTGCGCACCGCTGACGGCATAAACATCCTCAGTAACGAGCTGGCGCACACCTATCTCAACATGCTCACCCATGAGGATCGGCAGCGGTTGACGCAAATCATCTGCGGCCAGCAGGTCAATTTCGTTGATGTTCTGACCAGTAACAATACCAATCTACAAATTAGCTTCGTACATTCGCGCTATCGTAATGAAAACGTAGCGATATGCGTGTTGGTGGACGTCTCCTCGCGCGTCAAAATGGAAGAGTCTCTACAGGAGATGGCACAGGCGGCGGAACAGGCGAGCCAGTCTAAATCGATGTTCCTTGCCACGGTGAGTCATGAACTGCGCACGCCGCTGTATGGCATCATTGGTAACCTCGATCTGCTGCAAACGAAAGAGCTGCCAAAAGGGGTCGATCGTCTGGTGACGGCGATGAACAACTCCTCCAGCCTGCTGCTGAAAATCATCAGCGATATTCTCGACTTCTCGAAGATTGAATCCGAGCAGTTGAAAATTGAGCCGCGTGAATTCTCCCCGCGTGAGGTGATGAGCCATATTACGGCCAATTACCTGCCGCTGGTGGTGCGCAAACAGCTCGGGCTGTACTGCTTTATTGAACCCGACGTACCGGTCGTGCTGAACGGCGACCCTATGCGCTTGCAGCAGGTTATTTCTAACCTGCTGAGTAACGCGATTAAATTCACTGATATCGGCTGCATTGTGCTGCATGTGCAGCGCGACAGTGACTATCTGAGTATCCGGGTGCGCGACACTGGCGTGGGGATCCCCGCGAAAGAAGTGGTACGTCTGTTCGATCCTTTCTTCCAGGTGGGGACTGGCGTTCAGCGCAATTTCCAGGGTACGGGGCTGGGGCTGGCCATCTGTGAAAAACTGATCAGCATGATGGACGGCGACATCTCGGTTGATTCAGAACCGGGAATGGGCAGCCAGTTTACGGTTCGTATACCGCTCTATGGCGCGCAGTATCCGGCGAAAAAATGGCCGGATGGGCTGGCGAAGAAACGGTGTTGGCTGGCGGTGCGTAACGCTTCGTTGTGCCATTTTGTCGAAAATAGCCTGACGCGCAACGGTGTTGAGGTGATCCGTTATGAAGGGCAGGAGCCGGGCTGTGACGATTTGTTGATCACCGATGATGCGCTCGAACAGCCGTGGCAGGGGCGTGCGGCGGTGATTTTCTGTCGTCGTCATATTGGGATCCCACTGGAACGAGTGCCCGGTGAATGGGTGCATAGCGTCGCCTCACCGCATGAACTGCCGGCATTACTGGCACGGATTTACAGTATCGAGCTTGACGACGAGGAGCTGTCGAATTCGTTACCGGCACCGGAAAAAGAGGCGATTACCAACGATGACATGATGATTCTGGTGGTCGACGATCACCCGATCAACCGTCGCCTGCTGGCCGATCAGTTAGGTTCTCTCGGATATCAATGTAAGACGGCCAATGACGGCGTGGATGCTCTGAATGTTCTGAGCAAAAACCACATTGATATTGTTCTGAGCGACGTCAACATGCCAAATATGGACGGCTATCGCCTGACGCAGCGGATCCGTCAGCTTGGCCTGACGCTACCGGTCGTTGGTGTGACGGCGAACGCTCTGGCTGAAGAGAAGCAGCGTTGTCTGGAGTCGGGGATGGATAGCTGTCTGTCAAAACCGGTCACATTAGACGTGCTGAAACAGACGCTGGCCGTGTACGCTGAGCGGGTGCGCAAAACGCGGACATAA